A genomic region of Lachnoclostridium edouardi contains the following coding sequences:
- a CDS encoding deoxyribonuclease IV encodes MLKIGCHLSSSKGYRAMGKMAVEINANTFQFFTRNPRGAKAKAINSEDVKGFLEQKEETGIGVIVAHAPYTLNACAADEGLRNFARETMEDDLARMEYTPGNFYNFHPGSHVKQGAETGIMYIAEMLNKILKPNQTTTVLLETMSGKGSEVGRSFEELREILDRVELSDKMGVCLDTCHVWDGGYDIVNHLDEVLTEFDQVIGLKRLKAIHLNDSQNPLGAHKDRHARIGEGHIGAEALVRVVNHPALRSLPFELETPNQLPGYAKEIAFFRENYEK; translated from the coding sequence ATGTTAAAAATCGGATGCCACCTGTCATCTTCCAAAGGCTACAGAGCCATGGGAAAGATGGCGGTGGAAATCAATGCAAATACATTCCAGTTCTTTACCAGAAATCCCAGAGGGGCCAAGGCAAAAGCTATTAATTCTGAGGATGTAAAAGGATTTTTGGAGCAAAAAGAGGAGACGGGCATAGGAGTGATTGTGGCTCATGCTCCTTACACGCTAAACGCCTGCGCGGCAGATGAAGGCCTGCGGAACTTTGCCAGAGAAACTATGGAGGACGATTTGGCAAGAATGGAATATACTCCAGGGAATTTTTATAATTTTCATCCTGGAAGTCACGTGAAGCAGGGCGCGGAAACAGGTATTATGTATATAGCAGAAATGTTAAATAAAATCTTAAAGCCGAATCAGACTACTACTGTGCTGCTGGAAACCATGTCGGGAAAGGGCAGCGAGGTAGGGCGAAGCTTTGAAGAGCTTAGAGAGATTCTGGACCGTGTGGAATTATCTGATAAAATGGGGGTATGTCTGGACACCTGCCATGTGTGGGACGGAGGCTATGACATTGTAAACCATCTGGATGAAGTGCTGACAGAATTTGACCAGGTAATCGGGCTGAAACGGCTGAAGGCAATTCATTTAAATGACAGCCAGAATCCGCTAGGAGCTCATAAGGACAGACATGCCAGAATCGGAGAAGGGCATATTGGGGCTGAAGCCTTAGTGCGGGTGGTAAATCACCCTGCCCTTAGATCCCTTCCCTTTGAATTGGAAACCCCTAACCAGCTGCCGGGGTATGCAAAAGAAATTGCTTTTTTCAGGGAAAATTATGAAAAATAA